The stretch of DNA GCCAAATCAAAGCCCTGCGCCAGGAGTGCGATCGCCTCCAGACCCAGCTCGCCAATCAGGCCGAAACGGTGCGCCAGCAGGTGCAGCAGCAGGCGATCGCCCAGCTAGAACCCTGGCTGACCCAGTGGCCTACCGCCGTCCACGCCGCCCAGCAGAAGCCCGACTTGCCGGCCCAAAAGCTGGTGCCGCTGGTGCGCCCCGTAGAAGCCCTGGTGCAGCAGTGGGGGGTAAGCCCGATTGGCTCCGTCGGCGCGGAGGTGCCCTTTGACCCCCAGCTGCACCAGCCCAGGGCCGGCAACCCATCGCCGGGGCAGCCGGTGCGGGTCAGTCACGTGGGCTACCGCCAGGGCGATCGCCTGCTGTACCGCGCCCGGGTGAGCCCAATCCAGACTTAGACGGCCGTTGGCCGCCGCTGGTGCCTGCCCGAGGCAGTCTTTACCGCCCCTTTGAAGCCTCCATGAAGTTTAAAAATTTCTTCCGATTTTCTACGGAATTTGGGCCACCGTGTGGGAATCTTATGCGTGGGTGAGTCATAACCGGGCAAACCCAGTCCACCTGCTATACAGAACCCCACTTTCTAGCTGAACCCTTTATACCTGAACAACTCCCGGCCCTAGGGTCGGGAGTTGTTTGTTTTCCTACCCAGCCACGCCCCTACTCCTCCCGCTCAGGCTTCAGCAGGGGAAAGGCGATCACATCGCGAATGCTGGGGCTATCGGTGAGCAGCATGACCAGGCGATCGATGCCGATGCCCTCGCCACAGGTGGGCGGCATGCCGTGCTCCAGGGCCGTCAAAAAGTCTTCGTCCACTCCGGTGGCCTCCAGGTCGCCCGCCGCCTTGCGTGCCGCCTGCAGCTCAAAGCGGTGGCGCTGGTCAATCGGGTCGGTCAACTCCGAGAAACCGTTGGCGGTTTCTCGCCCGGCGATGAACAGCTCAAAGCGTTCGACCACCCCAGGCTTGCTGCGGTGGGGCTTTGAGAGCGGCGAAATCTCTACGGGGTGATCAATCAGGAAGGTGGGCTGAATCAGCGTGGCCTCGATTTTTTCCTCAAACACTTCGTTCAGCAGCTTGCCCACCGAGTCGCAGCTGTCGAGCCCCGGCAAGCCCAGGTCTTTGACCGCGGCCTTAGCCTCCTCCAGGGTGGCAAACTGGTGGAAATCGAGCCCCGTGTGCTCTAGCACCAGGTCGTGCATAGAGACTCGCCGCCAGGGGGGAGTGAGGTCAATATCGACCCCCTGATAGGTGATTTTGAGGGTGCCCAAAATATCCTTAGCCAGGGTGGCTACCAGATCCTCGGTGAGGGCCATCAGCTCATGGTAGTCGGCGTAGGCCTGGTAAAACTCTACGCTGGTAAACTCTGGGTTGTGGCGGGTTGACACCCCCTCATTGCGAAAAATGCGGCCAATCTCAAACACCCGCTCAAAGCCACCCACCACCAGCCGCTTCAGGTGCAACTCGGTGGCAATGCGCAGGTAGAGATCCATCTCCAGGGTGTTGTGGTAAGTGACGAAGGGACGCGCCTCCGCCCCCCCGGCCTCGCTTTGCAGCACTGGAGTTTCAATTTCTAAAAAGCCTCTGTCCTCCAGGTAGCGGCGAATACCGGTGGTGATTAGCGCCCGCTTGCGAAAGGTGTCGCGCACGGTGGGGTTGACGATCAGATCGACGTAGCGCTGGCGGTAGCGCTTGGCCACATCGGTGAGGCCGTGCCACTTGTCGGGCAGGGGCAGCAGGGCCTTGGTCAGCAGACTGTATTCCTGAACCTTGACCGAGAGTTCACCCTTTTCGGTGCGCTTGATCGTGCCGCGCACGCCGAGAATATCGCCGACGTCGGTGAGCTGCTTTAGATGCTCAAAGGCATTTTCATCCGTTGCCCCCATGTGGGCCCCAATGGTGGCCTTTTCGAGGTAGAGCTGAATGGTGCCGCTTTCATCCTGGAGGCTAAAAAAAGCCAGCTTGCCAAACACTCGCCGGGCCAGAATCCTCCCGGCCAGGGAGACATCGACATCCACCTCTTCTCCGGCCTCTAGACCGGCGTACTTGGCCTGGAGATCGGCGGTACTGGCGGTGACATCCCAGCGATAGGCAAACGGGTTTTGGCCCAGCTGCTTTAGTTCCTCGACCTTTTGCAGCCGCGCCGCACGAATGTCTTCAAGGCTGGAGGCGCTTTGGCCAGGGCGGTTAGAGTCAGACGACATAGCTAGGCAGGTAATGGCGTAAGGTCACAAACCCCCATTATAGGGAACTGTGGCCGCCGCACCGCCGCGCAGTTTGACGCTTTATCAGCATTCTCTAAACAGCAATAGCCCAAGGGCTCAGCTCCGAGAAGTAAGGAGCTGAGCCCTTGGGCTAAAAACCATGGGACGATCGCTTAGAAGTAAGCGTAGGAGGAGGCGGTGGCGGCGGCGATCGCCACTAGCCCCTGGCGCACAAACGACAGCAGCAGAAAGGCCAGGATGGGGGACAGATCAATGCCGCCCAGGGGAGGAATAATCGACCGGAACAGGTTGAGGTAGGGGTCGGTCAGCTGGCTAAGTACCGAGAAGGGAGGGCTAAACCAGTCCACGT from Leptolyngbya sp. KIOST-1 encodes:
- a CDS encoding helix-turn-helix domain-containing protein, whose amino-acid sequence is MAKPDHDSVDHSSALRSLMVQAGLSSYRALSRTSGVPRSAIDALRRGQVGRLQVAALQRLSQTLGVPLETLVANFSASSAGPASDGREEVSQIKALRQECDRLQTQLANQAETVRQQVQQQAIAQLEPWLTQWPTAVHAAQQKPDLPAQKLVPLVRPVEALVQQWGVSPIGSVGAEVPFDPQLHQPRAGNPSPGQPVRVSHVGYRQGDRLLYRARVSPIQT
- a CDS encoding YggT family protein, whose amino-acid sequence is MDILVQTLTTFLSIYTILLIVRILLSWFPNVDWFSPPFSVLSQLTDPYLNLFRSIIPPLGGIDLSPILAFLLLSFVRQGLVAIAAATASSYAYF
- the lysS gene encoding lysine--tRNA ligase; this translates as MSSDSNRPGQSASSLEDIRAARLQKVEELKQLGQNPFAYRWDVTASTADLQAKYAGLEAGEEVDVDVSLAGRILARRVFGKLAFFSLQDESGTIQLYLEKATIGAHMGATDENAFEHLKQLTDVGDILGVRGTIKRTEKGELSVKVQEYSLLTKALLPLPDKWHGLTDVAKRYRQRYVDLIVNPTVRDTFRKRALITTGIRRYLEDRGFLEIETPVLQSEAGGAEARPFVTYHNTLEMDLYLRIATELHLKRLVVGGFERVFEIGRIFRNEGVSTRHNPEFTSVEFYQAYADYHELMALTEDLVATLAKDILGTLKITYQGVDIDLTPPWRRVSMHDLVLEHTGLDFHQFATLEEAKAAVKDLGLPGLDSCDSVGKLLNEVFEEKIEATLIQPTFLIDHPVEISPLSKPHRSKPGVVERFELFIAGRETANGFSELTDPIDQRHRFELQAARKAAGDLEATGVDEDFLTALEHGMPPTCGEGIGIDRLVMLLTDSPSIRDVIAFPLLKPEREE